ATCATAAATAACTATAGTTAGATTATAAACTTACTTGTTTTAGTAACATCAAAGCATAACATAGATATACAAGGTTATAAACAAAGAGGAAATAAAAAATGAAAATAAATTCTAGTGATTGGCATCCTGCAGACATTATTGCCGCACTAAAAAAGAAAGGGACAACGCTTGCAAGTCTATCTCGACAATCGGGTCTAAGTTCATCAACGCTTAGTAATGCTTTAGCTCGACCATGGACAAAAGGAGAGTTCATTATTGCCCAAGCGCTAGATGTGGAGCCTTATGAAATTTGGCCAAGTCGTTATATTGACTCAATCACCAATGAACCGATAAAACGCGTATTACGACTTACTACTACTAAAAAGAAGAAAAAGCGAAAATCAACGTCTAAACGAAGAAAAACTAATAAAGAATGATGAAACTATGGAAACATATAGAAATAATACATTTTCTATATTCATTATAGATTAAATTTTAGTTGATCTTGAACCTTACCAAACATATGCTATCATTAATATTCATGGAGAAATAATATTAATTATCAGGCTACA
The sequence above is drawn from the Gilliamella apicola genome and encodes:
- a CDS encoding helix-turn-helix domain-containing protein; translated protein: MKINSSDWHPADIIAALKKKGTTLASLSRQSGLSSSTLSNALARPWTKGEFIIAQALDVEPYEIWPSRYIDSITNEPIKRVLRLTTTKKKKKRKSTSKRRKTNKE